The following proteins are co-located in the Xiphophorus maculatus strain JP 163 A chromosome 24, X_maculatus-5.0-male, whole genome shotgun sequence genome:
- the LOC111607671 gene encoding uncharacterized protein LOC111607671 isoform X1, with protein sequence MLPFMVARGSYRKEMEESLFEVVPCGANHIPSGRQLPRTPPLTSVERHLDFEDVEPVMPNSNAEAGGAVEVLGCSSLKMENPYTMLKGMKGYHLTPDDLNFIKKKAEDEHVKKLQEELAEIQALLKMDGKMLELALVSRATTQVTLSLIPSSDDLANWAKLVLRETSPSDFTQLDTKSLLDAIKMEEIQRLTDQKKKMIAMMEATAAETCKKEAEERGHLEMQVANEELKIRELMRELTDLKSDLLLQETNKGEDLKEDPEKPQAASGEGRHQQHQRKAVKSRVNEIACKSRPKSANNEKSVKLVQSVPEVSHQKSGAGKGDPVKLVKGRERREQTAPLKSQHPVAGLRRSKRIANRS encoded by the exons aaaagaaatggAAGAGTCACTCTTTGAAGTTGTGCCGTGCGGTGCAAATCACATCCCATCAGGTCGTCAGCTGCCCCGCACTCCTCCTCTGACGAGTGTAGAGAGACATTTGGATTTTGAGGATGTGGAACCTGTGATGCCAAACAGCAACGCAGAG GCAGGTGGAGCTGTTGAGGTGCTTGGTTGTAGCAGTCTTAAAATGG AGAACCCTTATACCATGCTGAAGGGCATGAAGGGGTATCATCTCACTCCTGATGACCTAAACTTCATCAAGAAAAAGGCGGAGGATGAACATGTAAAAAAGCTTCAG GAAGAATTGGCAGAGATTCAGGCCCTGCTGAAAATGGATGGGAAGATGTTGGAGCTTGCACTTGTGTCTAGGGCGACGACGCAGGTCACCCTCAGCCTG ATCCCGTCGAGTGACGATCTGGCCAACTGGGCCAAACTGGTCCTGAGAGAGACCTCACCTTCTGACTTCACACAGCTGGATACAAAGTCACTTCTGGATGCCATCAAAATGGAAGAAATCCAAAGATTAACTgaccaaaaaaagaagatgatTGCAATGATGGAGGCAACCGCTGCAGAAAC GTGCAAGAAAGAAGCTGAAGAGAGAGGCCATCTTGAAATGCAAGTAGCCAATGAGGAG CTGAAGATTCGGGAGCTGATGAGAGAATTGACTGATCTGAAATCAGACCTCCTCCTGCAGGAA ACAAACAAAGGTGAAGACCTGAAGGAGGATCCTGAAAAGCCACAAGCTGCGAGTGGTGAAGGAAGACATCAGCAGCACCAAAGGAAGGCTGTTAAATCGCGCGTTAATGAAATCGCATGTAAATCGAGACCAAAATCCGCCAACAATGAGAAGAGTGTCAAACTGGTTCAGTCGGTACCAGAAGTGTCACATCAGAAATCTGGAGCAGGGAAAGGAGACCCAGTGAAGCTGGTAAAGGGAAGAGAGAGAAGGGAACAGACGGCGCCACTGAAATCCCAGCATCCTGTGGCTGGACTGAGACGATCCAAACGCATCGCTAACAGAAGCTAA
- the LOC111607671 gene encoding uncharacterized protein LOC111607671 isoform X2, translating to MEESLFEVVPCGANHIPSGRQLPRTPPLTSVERHLDFEDVEPVMPNSNAEAGGAVEVLGCSSLKMENPYTMLKGMKGYHLTPDDLNFIKKKAEDEHVKKLQEELAEIQALLKMDGKMLELALVSRATTQVTLSLIPSSDDLANWAKLVLRETSPSDFTQLDTKSLLDAIKMEEIQRLTDQKKKMIAMMEATAAETCKKEAEERGHLEMQVANEELKIRELMRELTDLKSDLLLQETNKGEDLKEDPEKPQAASGEGRHQQHQRKAVKSRVNEIACKSRPKSANNEKSVKLVQSVPEVSHQKSGAGKGDPVKLVKGRERREQTAPLKSQHPVAGLRRSKRIANRS from the exons atggAAGAGTCACTCTTTGAAGTTGTGCCGTGCGGTGCAAATCACATCCCATCAGGTCGTCAGCTGCCCCGCACTCCTCCTCTGACGAGTGTAGAGAGACATTTGGATTTTGAGGATGTGGAACCTGTGATGCCAAACAGCAACGCAGAG GCAGGTGGAGCTGTTGAGGTGCTTGGTTGTAGCAGTCTTAAAATGG AGAACCCTTATACCATGCTGAAGGGCATGAAGGGGTATCATCTCACTCCTGATGACCTAAACTTCATCAAGAAAAAGGCGGAGGATGAACATGTAAAAAAGCTTCAG GAAGAATTGGCAGAGATTCAGGCCCTGCTGAAAATGGATGGGAAGATGTTGGAGCTTGCACTTGTGTCTAGGGCGACGACGCAGGTCACCCTCAGCCTG ATCCCGTCGAGTGACGATCTGGCCAACTGGGCCAAACTGGTCCTGAGAGAGACCTCACCTTCTGACTTCACACAGCTGGATACAAAGTCACTTCTGGATGCCATCAAAATGGAAGAAATCCAAAGATTAACTgaccaaaaaaagaagatgatTGCAATGATGGAGGCAACCGCTGCAGAAAC GTGCAAGAAAGAAGCTGAAGAGAGAGGCCATCTTGAAATGCAAGTAGCCAATGAGGAG CTGAAGATTCGGGAGCTGATGAGAGAATTGACTGATCTGAAATCAGACCTCCTCCTGCAGGAA ACAAACAAAGGTGAAGACCTGAAGGAGGATCCTGAAAAGCCACAAGCTGCGAGTGGTGAAGGAAGACATCAGCAGCACCAAAGGAAGGCTGTTAAATCGCGCGTTAATGAAATCGCATGTAAATCGAGACCAAAATCCGCCAACAATGAGAAGAGTGTCAAACTGGTTCAGTCGGTACCAGAAGTGTCACATCAGAAATCTGGAGCAGGGAAAGGAGACCCAGTGAAGCTGGTAAAGGGAAGAGAGAGAAGGGAACAGACGGCGCCACTGAAATCCCAGCATCCTGTGGCTGGACTGAGACGATCCAAACGCATCGCTAACAGAAGCTAA